The genome window AGGCTTTGCCCTTGCGGCGGCCCCGCATCTGCTTCCGGTGCTTGACCCGCTTTGGTACGAGCATCGATCGACCCCGTTACGCGGTCCGGGCCGGAGTCGCCGGGGCCGCTTCGCCCGGCTCCTTCCGTTCCAGGATCTCGCCCTTGAAGATCCACACCTTCACGCCCACCGCGCCGTAGATCGTCCGCGCCGTCGCGCGCGCGAAGTCGATGTCGGCGCGCAGCGTGTGGAGCGGAACCCGCCCGTCGCGATAGCTCTCGGTGCGGGCCATTTCGGCCCCGCCCAGCCGTCCCGAGCAGACGATGCGGACGCCGCCGGCGCCCGAGCGCATGGTCGAGGCGATCGCCTTCTTCATGGCGCGGCGGAAGGAGACGCGCTGCTCGAGCTGCCGGGCCACGTGCTCTCCGACCAGGGTCGCGTCCATGTCCGGCTTCTTCACCTCGTCGATGTTCAGGAAGATCTCCTTCTTCATCGTGAGGTGCTGGAGCTCGTCCCGAAGCTGATCCACCTGCTGGCCGCGCCGCCCGATCACCAGACCG of Candidatus Binatia bacterium contains these proteins:
- the rpsC gene encoding 30S ribosomal protein S3, whose amino-acid sequence is MGQKTNPIGMRLGIIRTWDSRWFARKDYPALLKEDIVIRRYLKKRLSQAGISRIAIQRTASKVTINISTARPGLVIGRRGQQVDQLRDELQHLTMKKEIFLNIDEVKKPDMDATLVGEHVARQLEQRVSFRRAMKKAIASTMRSGAGGVRIVCSGRLGGAEMARTESYRDGRVPLHTLRADIDFARATARTIYGAVGVKVWIFKGEILERKEPGEAAPATPARTA